One genomic window of Solanum dulcamara chromosome 10, daSolDulc1.2, whole genome shotgun sequence includes the following:
- the LOC129869981 gene encoding protein high chlorophyll fluorescent 107, which produces MSQFSFTSSSSSNFTLFYHSQNHNPSKFHVSSPFRTSQPSPSHPILPPLCSREPSSSSPLLEEKPETSQASSKFDPQDRRYNDEVSDEISTTKKSLEELLVVRRPVKEPYVENGDEKGEAVSNFEDSQERNDLLEEQPSSSSFPLDAGLKKFAKKVPIFEPRRLESGSEEKPLKVNLDLALYKAKILARKFQYADAEKILQQCIDVWPEDGRSYVALGKILSKQSKLNEARTVYEKGCQATQGENPYIWQCWAILENRMGNLRRARELFDAATVADKKHIAAWHGWAVLELKQGNIKKARNLLGKGLKFCGGNEYVYQTLALLEAKAKRYERARYLFKQATRCNRKSCASWLAWAQLEAQLENNRSARQLFEKAVQASPKNRFAWHVWGVFEANLGNIEQGRKLLTIGHMVNPRDPVLLQSLALIEYKNSSANLARVLFRRASQLDPRHQPVWIAWGWMEWKEGNISTARELYQKALSINSTTESAARCLQAWGVLEQRAGNLSAARRLFRSSLNINSQSYITWMTWANLEEDQGNSVRAEEIRNLYFQQRTEVVDDESWIMGFLDVIDPAIDSIKRLLNLDQNSYYKVKESTSNTIVGDDVEGSTEESASPSSANVNDNNIDTGSGFDLDDFIRVMLSLDPSKLEVQLATSLKDPPKIARTTSGVWRPATKTSRTSTKL; this is translated from the exons ATGAGTCAATTTTCGTTTACTTCTTCTTCGAGCTCTAATTTCACTCTCTTCTATCATTCTCAGAATCACAATCCTTCAAAGTTTCATGTTTcctccccctttagaacatccCAACCATCGCCTTCACATCCTATTTTACCTCCCTTATGTTCCCGTGAGCCGTCTTCCTCATCACCACTTCTTGAAGAAAAGCCAGAAACATCACAAGCCTCTTCTAAGTTTGATCCTCAAGATAGACGTTACAATGATGAAGTTTCTGATGAGATCAGCACTACGAAGAAGTCCTTGGAAGAGTTACTTGTTGTTCGTAGGCCGGTGAAGGAGCCTTACGTGGAAAATGGTGATGAAAAAGGGGAAGCGGTGAGTAACTTTGAGGATTCTCAAGAGAGAAATGATCTTCTGGAAGAGCAACCATCTTCCTCATCATTTCCACTTGATGCCGGCCTTAAGAAATTTGCAAAAAAGGTGCCAATTTTTGAGCCAAGAAGGCTGGAATCTGGTTCCGAAGAGAAGCCACTTAAAGTCAATTTAGACTTGGCTCTGTATAAGGCAAAGATTTTGGCTCGAAAATTTCAGTATGCAGATGCAGAGAAAATTTTGCAACAG TGTATTGATGTCTGGCCAGAAGACGGGAGATCATATGTTGCTTTGGGAAAGATTTTGAGTAAGCAATCAAAACTTAATGAAGCCAGAACTGTTTACGAGAAAGGATGTCAGGCAACACAAGGAGAAAATCCTTACATTTGGCAG TGCTGGGCTATTCTGGAAAATAGGATGGGTAATTTACGAAGAGCTAGAGAACTATTTGATGCTGCGACAGTTGCTGACAAGAAGCATATTGCAGCCTGGCACGGATGGGCAGTTTTAGAGCTGAAGCAGGGGAATATAAAGAAGGCAAGAAATCTTCTTGGCAAAGGCCTCAAGTTTTGTGGAGGTAATGAGTATGTATACCAAACTCTTGCACTTCTCGAAGCTAAAGCAAAACGATATGAAAGAGCCCGCTATTTATTCAAGCAGGCGACAAGGTGTAACCGGAAAAGTTGTGCTAGTTGGCTG GCATGGGCTCAACTAGAGGCTCAGTTAGAGAATAACCGTTCCGCTAGGCAGCTATTTGAG AAAGCAGTTCAGGCCAGTCCCAAAAATAGGTTCGCGTGGCATGTGTGGGGAGTTTTTGAAGCTAATCTAGGAAATATTGAGCAAGGACGGAAACTTCTGACAATAGGACACATGGTGAATCCTAGAGATCCTGTTCTCCTCCAGTCACTTGCTTTGATAGAATACAAGAACTCCAGTGCAAACCTTGCTCGAGTTTTATTCCGGAGGGCATCTCAACTGGATCCAAGGCATCAACCAGTTTGGATT GCTTGGGGTTGGATGGAGTGGAAAGAAGGAAACATTTCCACTGCTCGGGAACTATACCAGAAAGCTTTATCGATCAACTCAACTACTGAAAGTGCTGCACGCTGTCTTCAG GCTTGGGGTGTTTTGGAGCAAAGAGCTGGAAATCTATCAGCTGCTCGAAGATTATTCAGATCGTCTCTGAACATAAACTCTCAGAGCTATATAACATGGATGACATGGGCAAATTTGGAGGAAGATCAAGGCAACTCTGTCCGTGCAGAGGAAATCCGTAATCTCTACTTTCAACAG CGTACTGAAGTTGTCGATGATGAGTCGTGGATTATGGGCTTCTTAGACGTCATTGATCCGGCGATTGATAGCATAAAGAGGCTCTTGAATTTAGATCAAAACTCTTATTACAAGGTAAAAGAGTCTACTTCTAATACTATTGTTGGAGACGACGTTGAGGGGAGCACAGAAGAATCAGCTTCCCCCTCCTCGGCTAACGTCAATGACAATAACATAGATACAGGAAGCGGCTTTGATTTAGATGATTTTATCCGCGTAATGTTGTCTTTGGATCCTTCAAAATTGGAAGTTCAGCTTGCAACATCTCTGAAGGACCCTCCAAAGATTGCTAGAACCACTAGTGGGGTGTGGCGACCAGCGACAAAAACCAGTAGAACATCAACAAAACTTTGA
- the LOC129869982 gene encoding glyceraldehyde-3-phosphate dehydrogenase A, chloroplastic, translated as MAALSVANSSLQVRNKGFSEFSGLRTSSAVPFGRKTNDDLFSVIALQTSVIGGGKNRRVVAEAKLKVAINGFGRIGRNFLRCWHGRKDSPLDVIAINDTGGVKQASHLLKYDSTLGIFDADVKPVGTDGISVDGKVIQVVSNRDPINLPWGDLGVDLVIEGTGVFVDREGAGKHIQAGAKKVLITAPGKGDIPTYVVGVNAELYNHDEPIISNASCTTNCLAPFVKVLDQKFGIIKGTMTTTHSYTGDQRLLDASHRDLRRARAAALNIVPTSTGAAKAVALVLPNLKGKLNGIALRVPTPNVSVVDLVVQVSKKTFAEEVNAAFREASDNELNGILSVCDEPLVSVDFRCSDVSSTVDASLTMVMGDDMVKVIAWYDNEWGYSQRVVDLADIVANQWK; from the exons ATGGCTGCTCTCTCAGTAGCCAACTCTTCTCTTCAG GTCAGAAACAAAGGATTCTCTGAATTCTCTGGTCTGAGAACATCATCAGCTGTTCCATTTGGGAGGAAAACTAATGATGACTTGTTCTCTGTTATTGCCTTACAAACCTCTGTT ATTGGAGGAGGGAAGAACAGGAGGGTAGTAGCTGAGGCAAAGTTGAAAGTGGCTATCAATGGATTTGGAAGAATTGGAAGGAACTTCTTGAGGTGTTGGCATGGTAGAAAAGACTCACCCCTTGATGTCATTGCCATCAATGACACTGGTGGTGTCAAGCAAGCCTCCCATCTTCTCAAATATGACTCCACCCTTGGCATCTTTGATGCTGACGTCAAGCCGGTTGGCACTGATGGCATCTCTGTTGATGGAAAAGTCATCCAAGTCGTCTCCAACCGCGACCCCATCAACCTCCCCTGGGG AGATCTTGGGGTTGACTTGGTCATAGAAGGTACCGGAGTGTTTGTCGACAGAGAAGGTGCCGGGAAACACATCCAGGCTGGAGCCAAGAAGGTGCTAATCACCGCTCCTGGAAAAGGTGACATCCCTACTTATGTCGTTGGTGTGAATGCTGAACTTTACAACCATGATGAACCTATCATCAGCAATGCCTCTTGCACCACCAACTGCCTTGCTCCTTTTGTCAAGGTTCTTGACCAAAAATTTG GCATTATCAAAGGAACAATGACAACTACTCACTCTTACACCGGTGACCAAAGGCTTCTTGATGCAAGCCACAGGGATCTTAGACGTGCACGAGCTGCAGCACTCAACATAGTTCCAACCTCAACTGGTGCTGCTAAGGCTGTGGCTCTTGTCCTCCCAAACCTTAAGGGGAAACTCAACGGCATTGCCCTCCGTGTTCCCACACCTAACGTCTCGGTTGTAGACCTTGTTGTGCAAGTATCCAAGAAGACATTTGCTGAGGAAGTGAATGCTGCATTCAGAGAGGCTTCTGATAATGAACTCAATGGCATTCTATCTGTCTGCGATGAACCACTCGTGTCAGTTGACTTCCGGTGCAGTGACGTTTCATCAACTGTTGATGCTTCACTCACTATGGTTATGGGAGATGATATGGTTAAGGTTATTGCTTGGTATGATAATGAATGGGGTTACTCACAGAGGGTGGTTGATCTTGCTGACATTGTTGCAAACCAGTGGAAATAA
- the LOC129871506 gene encoding protein-S-isoprenylcysteine O-methyltransferase A-like isoform X1, which produces MSFLKDIFIDSEAHFVVLIVQSSSTFSELFGYTACRQLSQMLVSIIFFHVSEYILALVIHGKSNVSFKSLLISKHYLLAMICSLIEYLIEIYFFPGLKEYWWISNLGLAMVVLGEIIRKLAIVTAGQAFTHLIKVYHEENHQLVTSGIYRFVRHPGYCGFFIWSIGTQIMLCNPISIVAFTVVVWKFFSGRIPYEEFFLKQFFGSDYEDYMRKVPSGIPFVR; this is translated from the exons ATGTCATTCTTAAAGgatattttcattgattctGAAGCCCATTTTGTGGTGCTAATTGTACAGAGCTCATCAACATTTTCAG AGCTTTTTGGATATACAGCATGCAGACAACTATCACAAATGTTagtttcaataatattcttcCATGTTTCCGAGTACATTCTGGCACTTGTCATTCATGGGAAGTCAAACGTATCTTTTAAGTCGCTTTTGATAAGCAAACATTATCTACTGGCGATGATTTGCTCCTTGATAGAGTACCTTATTGAAATCTATTTCTTTCCCGGCTTAAAGGAATATTGGTGGATAAGTAATTTGGGCCTTGCAATGGTTGTTCTTGGAGAAATCATAAGGAAGTTGGCAATTGTGACAGCAGGCCAAGCCTTCACTCATCTAATAAAGGTTTATCATGAGGAAAATCATCAGTTGGTTACAAGCGGGATCTATAGATTTGTCCGGCATCCTGGTTATTGTGGTTTCTTCATCTGGTCTATTGGTACTCAAATAATGCTCTGTAATCCAATATCAATCGTTGCATTTACAGTTGTTGTGTGGAAATTCTTCTCGGGAAGGATACCTTACGAGGAATTTTTCCTCAAGCAGTTCTTTGGTTCTGACTATGAGGATTATATGAGAAAAGTTCCTTCTGGTATTCCATTTGTGAGGTGA
- the LOC129871506 gene encoding protein-S-isoprenylcysteine O-methyltransferase A-like isoform X2, giving the protein MAELFGYTACRQLSQMLVSIIFFHVSEYILALVIHGKSNVSFKSLLISKHYLLAMICSLIEYLIEIYFFPGLKEYWWISNLGLAMVVLGEIIRKLAIVTAGQAFTHLIKVYHEENHQLVTSGIYRFVRHPGYCGFFIWSIGTQIMLCNPISIVAFTVVVWKFFSGRIPYEEFFLKQFFGSDYEDYMRKVPSGIPFVR; this is encoded by the coding sequence ATGGCAGAGCTTTTTGGATATACAGCATGCAGACAACTATCACAAATGTTagtttcaataatattcttcCATGTTTCCGAGTACATTCTGGCACTTGTCATTCATGGGAAGTCAAACGTATCTTTTAAGTCGCTTTTGATAAGCAAACATTATCTACTGGCGATGATTTGCTCCTTGATAGAGTACCTTATTGAAATCTATTTCTTTCCCGGCTTAAAGGAATATTGGTGGATAAGTAATTTGGGCCTTGCAATGGTTGTTCTTGGAGAAATCATAAGGAAGTTGGCAATTGTGACAGCAGGCCAAGCCTTCACTCATCTAATAAAGGTTTATCATGAGGAAAATCATCAGTTGGTTACAAGCGGGATCTATAGATTTGTCCGGCATCCTGGTTATTGTGGTTTCTTCATCTGGTCTATTGGTACTCAAATAATGCTCTGTAATCCAATATCAATCGTTGCATTTACAGTTGTTGTGTGGAAATTCTTCTCGGGAAGGATACCTTACGAGGAATTTTTCCTCAAGCAGTTCTTTGGTTCTGACTATGAGGATTATATGAGAAAAGTTCCTTCTGGTATTCCATTTGTGAGGTGA